AGGCTGACGCGATCTCCAGAACTCCAGGCCCGTTTCCGCCTCTCGCCACCTCCTTCCTATCGGGAAGAGAATGATATTTTAGCCTGTACGCTCCCCTCCGTTTTGCCATTCACGGGCAAGAAAGGCATTTTCTCGTGTTCTTCGCGAGAGAGTTTTCGATAGAGATGGTAGAAGAAAACACTCATTATCTCCCTCGCTTGTACCGATCGCATGGCATATTCAGAAGCCGAAAGCTGCCCCGACCCCGCTTGCCTGTAATATCTATGGCTCATGACCACGATATCACGGAACAAATCGCTGTAAAATTTTAACGCCTCAGGGTCAAAACCGTCCTTAGGTCCCAGTCCGATCCTGTCCATGTCCACGACGACCTTCCCCAACGTGAGGTCATCCTGGGAATAGATTTTTTGATCGTTTCGGATCTGGGGGGTTATGATACGCCATTCCTCCATCTTGGCCAGCCACCGCCGACCCAAGCCCGTGGCTTTCCGGAAATCTTGTTCTCCCGCTATCTCGGTGGGGAGAAGCTTGTCCACAGGGCGAAAGTAGTCGGTGTGAAGTTGGAGGTACCATTCCCTTTCCGGGGAGCCCTTCTCGTATTTGAGAATTTTTTTGATCACAGATAGCGGGAGAAAGCAGTGGTCCTGGAATTCCTTGATAATGCGAATTCGCTCCACATAGCTTTCGTTATAGTCGGCGACGTTCTTCCCCAGTTTCCGGGGTCGCGGGAGAAGGCCCTCGCGGATGTAGTAGTGGATGGTCTCCTTGGACACCTGGGTCTGTTTAACCAGCTCGCTGATCTTCACTAGACCCCTCCTTGTGAATCGCTCGTTCTCCCTCCTTGCCAGGTAGAAGATGGAGCTTCCGCTCAGGCATTCGTGTCCGTTCCAAGAGGGCAGGCCGATTAGTGATCAGGGCATTCTATAGAACATTCGGGTCGGGCTGTCAAACATAAAATTTGCGCGCAGGGGATAGTGCGATATTTTTGCGTGACTTTTTCATAAAGCATGTAGTAATACTTATCGCTATCATGGACGTGGCACCTTTCCGGGTGCCGTTCCGCCAATTCAAATCAAAAGCGGGAGGTAATGCTCATGGAGTCCAGGCCCTGGCAGCGGCACTACGACTACAACGTCCCCTTCACAATCCGATACCCTCGGATCCCACTCCACGATTTGATCGGTATCCCATCGAATTCTTACCCCGACAAAGCAGCCCTCAACTTCTTCGGGACCGAGATAACCTTCTGGGAGCTACGCCTACTGGTGTTGCGCATGGCGAACGCCCTGGCAAAGCTGGGCGTGCAGAAGGGAGACAAGGTCGGGATGAACCTGCCCAACTGCCCCCAGTACCTCATCGCCAACTACGCGGCTCTCTCTTTAGGGGCTGTGGTGGTGAACCTGAACCCCATGTACACGACGGCGGAACTAAAGCACGCTGCTGACAAGACCGGGATGACAACCCTCTTCACCTTCGACATGGTCCTACCCAACATCCGCGCGCTTTGCCAAGAGGTAGAAATCCAGCGAGTGATAGTGACCAAGGTGACCGACTACATCACCGGGCTCGGCCAGAGCACAAAGGAAAGTCTGGAACTGGAACCGAAGTGGTATCATTTCTCGGAGTTGCTGGACGGCTGCACGGAGACGCGGCGCCCGCGAGTGCAAGTGAACCCCGAGGACCCTTGCATGATTCAATTCACCGGAGGAACCACGGGCGTCCCCAAGGCCGCGGTTCTCACCCATGCCAACCTCGTCGCCGCCACCTTCCAGTGCGCGCTGTGGGGCTCTTCAACCACTACTCTCACGCCTCCGGAACGTCGCTCTGTGGTGGCTGTGCTCCCGTACTTTCACGTTTACGGGAACATCGTCGTCATGAATTGGGCCATGCTCAACTGCGCCACCCAAATAGTTATCCCCCGGTTCCAGATCGACGAGATCATGGGCACCCTCGAGAACTTTAAAGAGATCACTTTCTTTCCCGCTGTCCCGACTATGATTACGGCGATTATCAACCATCCCAAAGCCGCGGAGATGGATCTCGGCAAAAAGCTGGGTCTCCTGAATTCGGGCGCGGCGCCAATGCCCCAGGAACTCATCGAACAGGTCAAGGACATGGGCATTTTCTTCAGCGAAGGTTGGGGGATGAGCGAGACAACCTCCTTGGGAGTCGCCAACCCCATCATGGGTATGAAGAAGGTAGGCAGCATCGGCGTACCGTTTCCGGACACCGATATCCGGATCGTGGACGTGGAGCAAGGAGTGGAAGACGTCAAGCCGGGTGAGCCGGGTGAGCTGCTAATAAAGAGCCCCCTGATCATGAGGGAGTACTATCGCAATCCGGAGGAGACTGCCGGACAGATCAAAGACGGATGGCTGAGTACCGGTGACATTGTGGTCCGTGACGAAGACGATTATCTATTCGTTGTGGATCGCAAGAAAGATATGGTTATTGCCGGTGGATTCAACATATATCCCCGAGAGATCGACGAGGTGCTCTACCAACATCCCAAGGTGTTGGATGCTGTATCCGTAGGCATCGCGGACGAGTACCGGGGTGAGACAATGAAGGCTTACGTCGTGCTAAAGCCGGGAGAAACCGCGAGCGGTGACGAAATCATCGCTTTTTGCAAGGAGAAACTCGCCACCTATAAGGTGCCCAAGTTAGTGGAGTTCCGGGACGCCCTCCCCAAGTCCGCGGTCGGCAAGGTCCTCCGCAAGATCCTGAGGGCCGAGGAAGAGGCGAAGCGGAAGGCCTAATGCGGAATCGATTTCAAACGGTGAAGATTGTTTGATCCAAAATCAGCACGGACCTGAGGTCTCTCAGGTCCGTGCGGGATTTACCTGATCCTTCAGTGTTTGAACGCGCCTTGGTATGACAGACGATCCTGGTAGTACCATTTCACCGCAGATACCGCGGAGATGCCGGAGATACAGAACAACTACAGTATTTGCCAAAAATTTTGTCAGATTCGGAAGGACGACATTCCGTCATTCCTGCGATCCCCAAGTTTGCTCCGGTGAAAACCGGGGCAAGCATCGAGTTCCGCGTCTCACGGGATTGCCAGGATTACCCCTTTCGCGGGAACGACGTGCGAGCCGTTGGCGTCCACGGACATTATTTCCGGCAAATG
This portion of the Desulfomonile tiedjei genome encodes:
- a CDS encoding MerR family transcriptional regulator; its protein translation is MKISELVKQTQVSKETIHYYIREGLLPRPRKLGKNVADYNESYVERIRIIKEFQDHCFLPLSVIKKILKYEKGSPEREWYLQLHTDYFRPVDKLLPTEIAGEQDFRKATGLGRRWLAKMEEWRIITPQIRNDQKIYSQDDLTLGKVVVDMDRIGLGPKDGFDPEALKFYSDLFRDIVVMSHRYYRQAGSGQLSASEYAMRSVQAREIMSVFFYHLYRKLSREEHEKMPFLPVNGKTEGSVQAKISFSSR
- a CDS encoding long-chain fatty acid--CoA ligase, with translation MESRPWQRHYDYNVPFTIRYPRIPLHDLIGIPSNSYPDKAALNFFGTEITFWELRLLVLRMANALAKLGVQKGDKVGMNLPNCPQYLIANYAALSLGAVVVNLNPMYTTAELKHAADKTGMTTLFTFDMVLPNIRALCQEVEIQRVIVTKVTDYITGLGQSTKESLELEPKWYHFSELLDGCTETRRPRVQVNPEDPCMIQFTGGTTGVPKAAVLTHANLVAATFQCALWGSSTTTLTPPERRSVVAVLPYFHVYGNIVVMNWAMLNCATQIVIPRFQIDEIMGTLENFKEITFFPAVPTMITAIINHPKAAEMDLGKKLGLLNSGAAPMPQELIEQVKDMGIFFSEGWGMSETTSLGVANPIMGMKKVGSIGVPFPDTDIRIVDVEQGVEDVKPGEPGELLIKSPLIMREYYRNPEETAGQIKDGWLSTGDIVVRDEDDYLFVVDRKKDMVIAGGFNIYPREIDEVLYQHPKVLDAVSVGIADEYRGETMKAYVVLKPGETASGDEIIAFCKEKLATYKVPKLVEFRDALPKSAVGKVLRKILRAEEEAKRKA